Proteins encoded in a region of the Stieleria neptunia genome:
- a CDS encoding AAA family ATPase — MTTGMVLGKFLPPHLGHAYLVDFARHYVDELTVVVGTLAAEPIPGRRRYEWMREMFAGTGTRVVHLDQELPQDPSEHPEFWRLWEDALRPLIPQPLDYVFASEQYGWKLAEVLGAQFVQVDIDRSVMPVSGTKVREQPLAHWRYLPPCVQSYFVRRVSVFGPESTGKSTLAKDLAEHFHSIAVPEYARTLIESQQGRIEAEDIEKIARGQAASEDALARAANRVLFCDTDLLLTTIWSDWLFDGCPDAVSREARRRTYDLTLLTDVDVPWVEDQVRYLPQDRTNFFQRCETELQAHQRRYVVLRGSWEERFQSAVQAVDALLARTD, encoded by the coding sequence ATGACGACGGGAATGGTGTTGGGAAAATTCTTGCCGCCACATCTCGGGCATGCTTATCTCGTCGATTTTGCACGCCACTATGTCGACGAATTGACGGTCGTCGTCGGCACGCTCGCAGCCGAGCCGATCCCCGGCCGCAGACGTTACGAGTGGATGCGTGAAATGTTCGCCGGAACGGGAACGCGTGTGGTTCACCTGGACCAGGAATTGCCGCAAGACCCGTCGGAACATCCCGAGTTTTGGCGTCTCTGGGAGGACGCGCTTCGTCCCCTGATTCCTCAGCCACTGGACTACGTCTTCGCTTCGGAACAGTACGGGTGGAAGTTGGCCGAGGTGTTGGGGGCCCAGTTCGTTCAAGTCGACATCGATCGCAGCGTGATGCCGGTCAGTGGAACCAAGGTCCGCGAACAACCGCTTGCCCATTGGCGTTATCTGCCACCCTGTGTGCAGAGCTATTTTGTTCGACGCGTCAGTGTTTTTGGTCCCGAGTCAACCGGAAAGAGCACCCTGGCGAAAGACTTGGCGGAACATTTTCATTCCATCGCGGTGCCCGAGTATGCACGCACGCTGATCGAGTCTCAGCAGGGGCGGATTGAAGCGGAAGACATCGAAAAAATCGCGCGCGGGCAAGCTGCCAGTGAAGATGCCTTGGCTCGGGCTGCCAACCGCGTGTTGTTTTGCGACACGGATTTGTTGTTGACGACGATCTGGAGTGATTGGCTGTTCGACGGTTGTCCAGACGCAGTGTCGCGTGAAGCACGTCGGCGGACGTACGATCTGACCCTGTTGACCGACGTGGATGTGCCGTGGGTGGAAGACCAGGTTCGCTATCTGCCCCAAGATCGCACCAACTTTTTCCAGCGCTGTGAAACGGAGCTGCAAGCACACCAACGACGTTACGTCGTCTTGCGAGGTTCCTGGGAAGAAAGATTCCAGTCGGCCGTCCAGGCGGTGGACGCGTTGCTGGCGCGAACCGACTGA
- a CDS encoding class I SAM-dependent methyltransferase, producing MIDTQPQSHVETQWWKTFYDDVAMVVLADQDPDTIRGQVDTITRLTGLSPGQSAMDQCCGLGQHACELASRGVGVIGVDQSALYIDHARQLARQRQVAAEFMVADALMYQHDRPVDVVYNWHSSFGYSPDDAWNQKMLHAAQQSLAAGGTMLLEFPNMLHLLAHFRTSIRSTHPDGVSLTRTSRISASTGTLHQVWEYHKEDRPVRTHESTLRIYLPDQLIQMFRNIGFVNVRAVSPCGDTLTDDSPRCIIVGRNPLDE from the coding sequence ATGATCGATACGCAACCACAATCTCACGTCGAAACCCAGTGGTGGAAGACGTTCTACGATGACGTGGCCATGGTCGTGCTGGCCGATCAAGATCCCGACACGATCCGGGGTCAGGTCGACACCATCACACGTTTAACTGGCTTGTCACCCGGTCAATCGGCGATGGATCAGTGCTGTGGTCTGGGGCAACATGCGTGCGAGTTGGCCAGTCGTGGCGTCGGCGTGATCGGGGTTGACCAATCGGCGCTGTACATCGATCACGCCCGGCAACTCGCCCGCCAGCGCCAGGTCGCCGCGGAATTCATGGTCGCCGACGCGTTGATGTATCAGCACGATCGGCCCGTCGATGTCGTCTACAACTGGCACAGCAGTTTTGGTTATTCACCCGACGACGCATGGAATCAAAAGATGCTTCACGCCGCGCAGCAATCGCTCGCTGCCGGGGGAACGATGTTGCTGGAGTTTCCAAACATGTTGCACCTGCTGGCCCACTTTCGAACCTCCATACGCTCGACGCACCCTGACGGTGTCTCGCTGACCCGGACCTCTCGGATCTCCGCCTCGACGGGAACGCTGCATCAGGTTTGGGAGTACCACAAGGAGGACCGTCCCGTCCGCACCCATGAAAGTACACTGCGGATTTATCTGCCCGATCAACTGATCCAAATGTTTCGCAACATCGGTTTTGTCAACGTGCGTGCGGTCTCGCCCTGCGGGGACACGCTGACCGATGATTCACCACGTTGCATCATCGTTGGGAGGAATCCGCTTGATGAGTGA
- a CDS encoding transposase has protein sequence MRQRAMLVANASEHIQRMQKAMMEMNVQLHHVISDITGTTGLAILDAIVAGSRDPHLLAKLRDPRCKNDESTIAKALEGNWREEHVFALKQALELYRFYGSKLSEVDSKLEEHLGTFSDRSDGEILPKLKAPKAGSNSPRFDMRNQLYRVLGVDMTTIDGISGQSAITLISEIGTDMSRWATEKHFTSWLCLCPGSKKTGGKLLSGKTRTSANRAAAALRTAAASLARSNCALGAFFRRIRSRLGSPKAITATAHKLAKIVYGMLKYGREYVDVGNDYYEQQYKKRAMENLAKRAAALNLRVVPNELAG, from the coding sequence ATGCGGCAACGAGCCATGCTCGTCGCCAACGCGAGCGAGCATATCCAACGGATGCAGAAGGCGATGATGGAAATGAATGTCCAGCTCCATCACGTCATTTCGGACATCACCGGCACCACTGGCCTTGCCATTTTGGATGCCATTGTTGCGGGCAGTCGAGACCCTCACCTACTCGCAAAACTTCGCGATCCAAGGTGCAAAAATGACGAGTCGACGATCGCGAAAGCTCTGGAAGGCAATTGGCGTGAAGAACATGTATTTGCGTTAAAACAGGCTCTGGAACTGTACCGTTTTTACGGTTCCAAACTGTCGGAAGTCGATTCCAAGCTTGAAGAACATTTGGGTACATTTTCCGACCGAAGTGACGGTGAGATTCTGCCGAAGCTGAAGGCTCCTAAAGCTGGAAGCAATAGCCCCCGGTTCGATATGCGCAATCAGCTCTACCGGGTGCTGGGCGTCGACATGACGACCATTGATGGGATTAGCGGTCAATCCGCAATCACACTGATTTCTGAAATCGGTACCGACATGAGTAGGTGGGCAACAGAGAAGCATTTCACTTCTTGGCTTTGCCTATGTCCGGGCAGTAAGAAGACAGGTGGGAAATTGCTCAGTGGTAAAACACGTACAAGTGCGAACCGAGCCGCCGCCGCACTTCGAACAGCCGCCGCGTCCCTGGCACGATCAAACTGCGCCTTAGGAGCGTTCTTTCGCAGGATCCGTTCCCGTCTTGGTTCACCCAAAGCGATCACGGCGACGGCCCACAAGCTCGCGAAAATAGTTTATGGGATGCTGAAGTACGGGAGGGAATATGTCGATGTCGGCAACGACTATTACGAACAGCAATACAAGAAGCGAGCAATGGAAAACCTGGCGAAACGGGCAGCTGCACTCAACCTGCGAGTGGTCCCCAATGAACTAGCTGGGTAG
- a CDS encoding sensor histidine kinase has product MKILIADDSAMMRHVLVESLKQWDYEIVATENGAEAWERYQKERFPLVLSDWMMPEMDGLELVSRIRSSQSTDYTYIILLTAKSEKEDLVHAMEAGADDFLIKPCDTEELRVRVREGERIIRLEQSLAEQNRRLRETQAALVQSEKLAGLGQLAAGMAHEINNPISIVANNLSVLRREVAVLAETLSSYRRLSETLASARPDLADEIRQLEEDSDWEWTEENLPRLFESSSKGLKRVRDIVNNLRDFARLDEAELDQMDVNAALQSTRQVLAHKVKDGQVTVELCLRDDLPGLICHPAKIHQVLYNLLLNGIQATAPGGRVIVRTSADDEGTITVEVEDHGSGIEAEHLPRIFDPFFTTRPVGGGTGLGLAISYGIVRDHGGTIEVESEMGRGSTFRVMLPPRPKTE; this is encoded by the coding sequence ATGAAAATTTTAATTGCCGACGACTCGGCAATGATGCGGCATGTATTGGTCGAGTCGCTGAAACAATGGGATTACGAAATCGTTGCGACCGAAAACGGTGCCGAGGCCTGGGAACGCTATCAAAAGGAGCGTTTTCCGCTCGTGCTGAGTGACTGGATGATGCCTGAGATGGACGGCTTGGAACTGGTCTCACGGATTCGATCCAGCCAGTCGACCGACTACACCTACATCATCCTGCTGACGGCGAAATCAGAAAAAGAAGATCTGGTCCATGCGATGGAGGCCGGGGCCGACGATTTTCTGATCAAACCGTGCGATACCGAGGAGTTGCGGGTGCGTGTCCGCGAAGGCGAGCGGATCATCCGGCTGGAACAATCGCTGGCCGAACAAAACCGCAGGCTTCGCGAGACACAAGCCGCATTGGTGCAAAGCGAAAAACTCGCGGGGCTGGGCCAGCTGGCCGCCGGGATGGCCCATGAAATCAACAACCCGATCTCCATCGTCGCCAACAATTTGTCCGTGCTCCGCCGCGAGGTCGCGGTCCTGGCCGAAACCCTTTCAAGCTACCGCCGGCTGAGCGAGACGTTGGCGTCGGCCCGACCGGATCTGGCCGACGAAATCCGCCAATTGGAAGAGGACAGCGATTGGGAATGGACCGAAGAGAATCTTCCGCGACTGTTCGAAAGTTCGTCCAAGGGGCTCAAGCGGGTCCGCGACATTGTGAATAATCTTCGCGATTTTGCGCGGCTTGACGAAGCCGAACTCGATCAGATGGACGTCAATGCGGCGCTCCAGTCGACCCGCCAAGTGCTCGCCCATAAAGTCAAAGACGGCCAGGTCACGGTGGAATTGTGCCTGCGAGACGATTTGCCGGGCTTGATTTGCCATCCGGCCAAGATCCATCAGGTACTGTACAATCTATTACTTAACGGCATCCAAGCAACCGCGCCCGGTGGACGCGTGATTGTGCGGACGTCGGCGGACGATGAAGGAACGATCACCGTCGAAGTGGAAGATCATGGCAGCGGCATCGAAGCCGAGCACCTGCCACGCATTTTTGATCCATTTTTCACGACCCGACCAGTCGGCGGGGGAACCGGTTTGGGTTTGGCGATCAGTTACGGGATCGTCCGTGACCATGGCGGTACGATCGAAGTGGAAAGCGAAATGGGGCGGGGAAGCACATTCCGTGTGATGCTACCGCCACGCCCCAAAACCGAGTGA
- a CDS encoding prenyltransferase/squalene oxidase repeat-containing protein, giving the protein MKKQTATVFLGFLSCFSASVLHAQGIVTLQSVPAQREPITADEPLAEAFSAKQAAIYLDRTALTWQKEKNCATCHTNMPYLFARPALASIQKDSGEVREFFEQYPRVRWKNKGPSQRQGFWPIVVAAALTFNDVQTTGKLSPVAREVLDLMWTVQRDDGGWVWPDCDYAPMEIDDHYGVTLAALAVGIAPDGYAETESARAGLVKLRGYLKHDPPKSLHHRAMLAWCSLRIDGIASEAERAKTLQQLLALQRPDGGWSTSGFLTDWKGLTRDDGEPLDVQTSDAYGTGLVIVISRELGVPADDPRLKRGVEWLLANQRESGKWFTRSPVNDAGNLISNTGTALAVLALQSCGTLPGWPLER; this is encoded by the coding sequence ATGAAGAAACAAACGGCCACGGTGTTTTTGGGTTTCCTTAGCTGTTTCTCCGCATCGGTCCTCCACGCCCAAGGCATCGTCACGCTGCAATCGGTCCCCGCACAGCGCGAGCCGATCACCGCCGATGAACCCTTGGCCGAGGCGTTTTCAGCCAAGCAGGCGGCGATCTATCTGGATCGTACCGCGCTGACCTGGCAGAAAGAAAAGAACTGCGCGACCTGCCACACCAACATGCCGTATCTGTTTGCGCGGCCGGCTTTGGCGTCAATCCAAAAGGACTCGGGCGAGGTTCGTGAATTCTTTGAGCAGTACCCCAGGGTGCGTTGGAAGAACAAGGGCCCCTCGCAGCGACAAGGGTTTTGGCCGATCGTCGTCGCGGCCGCGCTGACCTTCAACGACGTGCAGACCACCGGCAAACTCAGCCCGGTCGCCCGCGAAGTGTTGGATCTGATGTGGACGGTCCAGCGTGACGACGGCGGATGGGTTTGGCCGGATTGCGACTATGCGCCGATGGAGATCGACGACCATTACGGCGTCACACTCGCGGCACTCGCCGTCGGCATCGCACCGGACGGCTATGCCGAAACGGAGTCCGCCCGCGCGGGCCTGGTCAAACTCCGCGGCTACTTGAAACATGATCCGCCCAAATCACTGCATCACCGAGCCATGCTCGCCTGGTGCTCGTTGCGGATTGACGGCATCGCCAGCGAAGCGGAGCGGGCGAAAACGTTGCAACAACTGCTCGCCTTGCAACGTCCCGACGGCGGCTGGTCGACGTCCGGTTTCCTGACCGACTGGAAAGGACTCACACGCGACGACGGCGAACCCTTGGACGTCCAGACGAGTGACGCCTACGGCACCGGATTGGTGATCGTGATCAGCCGAGAGCTGGGCGTGCCGGCCGACGATCCGCGGTTGAAACGCGGTGTCGAGTGGTTGCTTGCCAATCAGCGAGAAAGCGGGAAATGGTTCACACGCTCCCCCGTCAACGACGCCGGCAATCTGATTTCCAACACGGGAACGGCGCTGGCCGTGCTCGCCCTGCAATCCTGCGGAACGCTCCCCGGTTGGCCGTTGGAGCGGTGA
- a CDS encoding response regulator: MTGKTPLKHSILLVDDEPEILFSIKGLLRREFNLYTAESGAEALQILREHPIHVVMTDQRMPEMTGVELIGKVKSEFPDAIRMVFTGYADIKAVIDAINKGGLFRYITKPWDPDELVDVLREAAAEYDRLVERRRLLADLKDHIGKGQDYAKRLVDQPAEAKDVNRYIQNATQLLTRLQQQR, encoded by the coding sequence ATGACCGGAAAGACGCCGTTGAAACATTCGATCTTGCTGGTCGATGACGAACCCGAAATCCTGTTTTCGATCAAGGGCCTGTTGCGACGCGAGTTCAACCTCTACACCGCCGAGAGCGGGGCGGAAGCGTTGCAGATTCTGCGCGAGCATCCCATCCACGTCGTGATGACCGACCAACGGATGCCGGAGATGACGGGCGTCGAATTGATCGGCAAGGTGAAATCGGAGTTTCCCGATGCGATTCGGATGGTCTTCACCGGCTATGCCGACATCAAGGCGGTGATCGACGCGATCAACAAGGGAGGGCTCTTTCGCTACATCACCAAGCCCTGGGACCCCGACGAATTGGTCGACGTGCTACGCGAAGCCGCCGCCGAATATGACCGACTGGTCGAACGACGACGGCTGTTGGCGGACCTGAAAGACCACATCGGAAAAGGCCAAGATTACGCCAAGCGACTGGTGGACCAACCGGCCGAAGCCAAGGATGTGAACCGATACATCCAAAACGCGACGCAACTTCTGACCCGACTTCAACAGCAACGATGA
- a CDS encoding non-ribosomal peptide synthetase: protein MTDSFWIEFDRVALGSATQIAIEEDHARRCSYRELQSMSCAVADLIHRSNVARQSVIAVGIEKSIEYVASLIGIWRAGCIALPLPEVIPAAVRNENGRRAGIAATLLADPSSTLRIQLQASCRQPIRQSSDLAYIFFTSGSTGAPKGVAVSHRGLVPVIKDQIQAFQLDRTTRSLFYLSICFDASLSDIGTALLSGGTLVIESDLQALPVEKLLQRIENRGITYADLPPAIVSRIGKQKCHLPESLSTVVVGGEVCSAEGIDWFSSRLDLFNVYGPTETTVCTSIRKCQPGELPTIGTPIAGMRYHVEPIDGDASKGSSVTVGGGVTESLEGELWISGPGLASGYVDDPELTDRKFVTRGSTRWYRTGDRVRRDASGECVFVGRIDRQFKLLGKLVEPEEIRKRIVEHPAVAETAVIPLRDERGSVRAIAAMVSPSHPSGLSVTSLREHLQNTLPRWMVPTTIKVVDAIEKTATGKVDLDATWDRVNASATEMRSPPDDATAELLRSLWAEVLGHDRFGWDDPFDAVGGSSLASMELIAAAQAEGLSLNPASVQHQSLRECVHHCDSSSIATTARLDSIVQELSGAIPALPAVDPTKTCDRSILLTGATGFLGTWVLDALIRQSHGAKLNCLVRAGDAAQALQRINSARRTFLGIHAEPLCPDDVRPICGDLAAPQFGLSDGQWSRLADQVTDLVHLAARVHLLDDFQTLRSVNLDPLVTLARLASWRRPKAVHYASTLSVFVATDRQEACYHERDRLETSTCVYGGYGQTKWAAEKLWWSIAGQQTPSIYRLGLLTGDTRRGVGPQHDQLAMLTRGISALGQYPDGIEDLCFDATPVDQAARGLVRLILDHHTGAFHLCGPESVSASRWFAAMQRVGTELTPVSIEHFRCSAQRYQRDQANAAVDRRDVAAACLALDYRAMAANNSRAMDLFLATKTRFDATRANSVLQPGGEQIRSVADRQLETMARVMLESVPERAQG, encoded by the coding sequence ATGACGGATTCCTTCTGGATCGAATTTGACCGGGTCGCGCTCGGATCTGCCACGCAGATCGCGATCGAAGAAGACCACGCGCGCCGTTGCAGCTATCGTGAACTGCAATCGATGTCGTGTGCTGTCGCCGACTTGATTCACCGCTCAAACGTTGCCCGGCAAAGTGTGATCGCGGTCGGAATCGAAAAGTCGATCGAATACGTCGCCAGCCTGATCGGGATTTGGCGAGCCGGCTGCATCGCGTTGCCGCTGCCTGAGGTGATCCCCGCAGCGGTGCGAAACGAAAACGGTCGGCGGGCGGGAATCGCGGCAACGCTGCTGGCCGATCCGTCGTCGACGCTGAGGATCCAACTGCAGGCTTCGTGCCGCCAACCCATTCGGCAGAGCAGCGACTTGGCCTACATCTTCTTCACGTCAGGATCGACGGGCGCGCCCAAGGGTGTCGCGGTCTCGCACCGCGGGTTGGTGCCGGTCATCAAAGATCAGATCCAAGCGTTTCAACTCGACCGGACGACGCGTTCGCTCTTCTATCTCTCCATTTGTTTCGATGCGTCGCTTTCGGACATCGGCACGGCGCTGTTGAGCGGCGGCACGCTGGTGATCGAGTCGGATCTTCAAGCCTTGCCGGTGGAAAAACTGCTGCAACGCATCGAGAACCGAGGCATCACCTACGCCGACCTGCCGCCCGCGATCGTGTCACGCATCGGAAAACAAAAATGCCACCTTCCTGAATCGTTGTCGACCGTTGTTGTCGGTGGCGAAGTCTGTTCGGCCGAGGGGATTGATTGGTTTTCCAGCCGGCTGGACCTGTTCAACGTTTACGGACCGACCGAGACGACCGTTTGCACGAGCATCCGAAAGTGCCAGCCGGGGGAGTTGCCGACCATCGGAACGCCGATCGCGGGCATGCGTTATCACGTCGAACCGATCGATGGCGATGCGTCCAAAGGCAGCAGCGTCACGGTGGGGGGCGGGGTGACCGAATCGCTCGAAGGTGAACTGTGGATCTCCGGGCCGGGACTCGCAAGCGGCTATGTCGACGATCCAGAATTGACCGACCGGAAATTCGTGACTCGCGGATCGACGCGTTGGTACCGAACCGGCGATCGAGTTCGCAGGGATGCTTCGGGTGAGTGTGTGTTCGTGGGGCGAATCGATCGGCAGTTTAAATTGCTCGGAAAGCTCGTCGAACCGGAGGAGATCCGCAAACGCATCGTGGAACATCCGGCGGTCGCTGAAACGGCCGTCATACCGCTGCGGGATGAACGGGGATCGGTTCGCGCGATCGCCGCGATGGTCAGCCCGAGTCATCCGTCGGGTTTAAGCGTCACATCGCTTCGGGAACATTTGCAGAACACGTTACCGCGTTGGATGGTTCCGACGACGATCAAGGTCGTTGACGCGATCGAGAAAACCGCAACGGGAAAAGTGGACCTCGATGCAACGTGGGATCGGGTGAACGCCTCGGCAACCGAAATGCGGTCTCCACCGGATGACGCGACCGCGGAACTCCTCCGCTCGCTCTGGGCGGAGGTACTCGGGCACGACCGATTCGGATGGGACGATCCCTTCGATGCTGTCGGCGGCAGCTCTTTGGCGTCCATGGAACTGATCGCGGCCGCTCAAGCAGAAGGCCTTTCGCTGAATCCCGCGAGCGTGCAACACCAGTCGTTGCGTGAGTGTGTTCACCATTGCGACTCGTCCAGCATCGCCACAACCGCGCGACTTGATTCCATTGTGCAGGAATTGTCGGGCGCGATTCCTGCGTTGCCGGCCGTTGATCCGACCAAGACCTGCGATCGATCGATCTTGCTGACCGGGGCAACCGGATTCTTGGGCACCTGGGTGCTCGATGCATTGATTCGCCAATCGCACGGGGCGAAACTGAACTGTCTGGTTCGTGCGGGTGATGCCGCGCAGGCCCTGCAGCGGATCAACAGTGCACGGAGAACGTTTTTGGGAATCCATGCGGAGCCGCTGTGCCCCGATGACGTTCGGCCGATCTGCGGTGATCTCGCCGCGCCCCAGTTCGGTTTATCGGATGGCCAATGGTCGCGTCTGGCCGACCAGGTCACCGATCTGGTTCATTTGGCCGCCCGGGTTCATCTGCTGGACGATTTTCAAACCTTGCGTTCGGTCAACCTGGATCCGCTGGTGACGCTCGCGCGGCTCGCGTCCTGGCGAAGGCCCAAGGCCGTCCACTACGCGTCGACGTTGTCGGTTTTCGTCGCAACCGACCGGCAAGAAGCGTGTTATCACGAGCGAGATCGATTGGAGACGTCCACGTGTGTTTATGGGGGCTACGGCCAGACCAAGTGGGCGGCCGAAAAGTTATGGTGGTCGATCGCGGGACAGCAGACTCCGTCAATCTATCGGTTGGGTCTGTTGACCGGAGATACGAGACGCGGCGTCGGCCCCCAACACGATCAGCTGGCCATGTTGACGCGTGGAATCTCCGCACTGGGGCAATACCCCGACGGCATCGAAGACCTCTGTTTCGATGCCACGCCGGTGGATCAAGCGGCTCGCGGTCTGGTCCGTTTGATACTCGATCATCACACCGGTGCATTTCATCTGTGCGGTCCAGAATCGGTATCCGCGTCGCGCTGGTTCGCGGCGATGCAACGCGTGGGGACTGAATTGACGCCGGTCTCGATCGAACATTTCAGGTGCTCTGCCCAGCGTTACCAACGGGATCAAGCGAACGCGGCAGTCGATCGTCGTGACGTCGCGGCGGCCTGTCTGGCGTTGGACTATCGAGCCATGGCGGCGAACAACAGCCGAGCGATGGATTTGTTCTTGGCGACGAAGACTCGATTCGACGCGACGCGGGCAAACAGCGTGTTGCAACCCGGTGGAGAACAGATACGATCGGTCGCCGATCGACAACTTGAGACGATGGCGAGGGTGATGTTGGAATCGGTTCCAGAGAGGGCGCAGGGATGA